In Agrobacterium tumefaciens, one genomic interval encodes:
- a CDS encoding type II toxin-antitoxin system VapC family toxin codes for MILLDTNVISEPWKSAPDPAVLTWLDAQAIETLFISAISIAELRFGIASMPVGKRQTILHDRLESEVLPLFDGRILPFSVGTSHFYAALMADGRKSGKAIAQADGYIAATAAENHLAVATRDTSPFEAAGLRVINPWLA; via the coding sequence ATGATCTTGCTAGACACTAATGTAATATCTGAGCCTTGGAAGTCGGCTCCTGACCCTGCCGTGCTGACTTGGCTGGATGCACAGGCAATCGAGACGCTGTTCATTTCCGCAATTTCCATTGCCGAACTTCGTTTCGGGATTGCCTCAATGCCTGTGGGGAAGCGCCAGACAATTCTTCATGATCGTCTTGAAAGCGAAGTTCTTCCGCTCTTTGATGGGCGTATTCTGCCCTTTAGTGTCGGTACCTCGCACTTTTATGCAGCTTTAATGGCCGACGGCCGAAAATCTGGAAAGGCGATCGCGCAGGCTGATGGATACATCGCTGCTACGGCAGCAGAAAACCATCTCGCGGTCGCAACGCGAGATACAAGCCCGTTCGAGGCAGCCGGATTGCGCGTTATTAATCCTTGGCTCGCCTAA
- the groL gene encoding chaperonin GroEL (60 kDa chaperone family; promotes refolding of misfolded polypeptides especially under stressful conditions; forms two stacked rings of heptamers to form a barrel-shaped 14mer; ends can be capped by GroES; misfolded proteins enter the barrel where they are refolded when GroES binds) — MSAKQIKFGRDAREKLLRGVDILADAVKVTLGPKGRNVVIDKSYGAPRITKDGVTVAKEIELEDKFENMGAQMVREVASKTNDIAGDGTTTATVLAQAIVREGGKAVAAGMNPMDLKRGIDLAVSAVVKDLLTKAKKINTSEEIAQVGTISANGEKEIGQYIADAMQKVGNEGVITVEEAKAAETELEVVEGMQFDRGYLSPYFVTNAEKMVADLEDAYVLLHEKKLSNLQAMLPILEAVVQSGKPLLIISEDVEGEALATLVVNKLRGGLKIAAVKAPGFGDRRKAMLEDLAILTGGTVISEDLGIKLETVTLEMLGRAKKVSITKEATTVVDGAGTKADIEGRVAQIKAQIEETTSDYDKEKLQERLAKLSGGVAVIRVGGSTEIEVKEKKDRIDDALNATRAAVEEGIVPGGGTALLRASILLDIKGENDDQNAGVAIIRKALQSLVRQIAENAGDEGSIVIGRILESNTDNFGYNAQTSEYGDMIAMGIVDPVKVVRTALQNAASVAGLLVTTEAMIADLPR; from the coding sequence ATGTCTGCCAAACAAATCAAATTCGGGCGTGATGCGCGCGAAAAGCTGCTGCGTGGCGTCGATATCCTAGCCGACGCCGTCAAGGTTACGCTTGGCCCCAAGGGCCGCAATGTCGTGATCGACAAATCCTACGGCGCGCCGCGCATCACCAAGGACGGCGTCACCGTCGCCAAGGAGATCGAGCTCGAAGACAAGTTCGAGAACATGGGCGCCCAGATGGTCCGCGAAGTGGCCTCGAAGACCAACGACATCGCCGGCGACGGCACCACGACGGCAACCGTTCTCGCCCAGGCCATCGTCCGCGAAGGCGGCAAGGCCGTTGCGGCCGGCATGAACCCGATGGACCTGAAGCGCGGCATCGACCTTGCCGTCTCAGCCGTCGTCAAGGACCTGCTGACCAAGGCCAAGAAGATCAATACGTCGGAGGAAATCGCCCAGGTCGGTACCATCTCGGCCAATGGCGAGAAGGAGATCGGCCAATACATCGCTGATGCGATGCAAAAGGTCGGCAATGAGGGTGTCATCACCGTCGAGGAAGCCAAAGCCGCCGAAACAGAACTCGAGGTCGTGGAAGGCATGCAGTTCGACCGCGGTTATCTCAGCCCCTATTTTGTCACCAACGCCGAAAAGATGGTCGCCGATCTGGAAGATGCCTATGTGCTGCTGCACGAGAAGAAGCTTTCCAATCTCCAGGCGATGCTTCCGATCCTCGAAGCCGTCGTGCAGAGCGGCAAACCGCTCCTGATTATCTCCGAGGATGTCGAGGGCGAAGCTCTCGCAACACTTGTTGTCAACAAACTGCGTGGTGGCCTGAAGATCGCTGCCGTCAAGGCTCCGGGCTTCGGTGATCGTCGGAAGGCGATGCTCGAAGATCTCGCCATTCTGACCGGCGGCACTGTCATCTCCGAAGACCTCGGCATCAAGCTGGAAACCGTCACGCTTGAAATGCTCGGCCGTGCCAAGAAGGTCTCGATCACAAAGGAAGCGACCACCGTCGTCGATGGCGCAGGCACCAAGGCGGATATCGAAGGCCGCGTTGCCCAGATCAAAGCGCAGATCGAGGAAACCACGTCGGACTACGACAAGGAAAAGTTGCAGGAGCGACTTGCCAAGCTTTCCGGCGGCGTCGCCGTGATCCGCGTCGGAGGTTCGACGGAAATCGAGGTCAAGGAAAAGAAGGACCGCATTGACGACGCGCTGAACGCAACCCGCGCGGCTGTCGAAGAAGGCATCGTTCCCGGTGGTGGCACAGCCCTGCTACGGGCTTCCATCCTTCTCGACATCAAGGGCGAGAACGACGATCAGAATGCCGGCGTCGCCATCATCCGCAAGGCCCTGCAGTCGCTGGTTCGGCAGATTGCCGAAAATGCGGGTGACGAGGGCTCGATCGTGATAGGCCGGATACTCGAAAGCAATACCGACAATTTCGGTTACAATGCTCAGACATCCGAGTATGGCGACATGATCGCTATGGGTATTGTCGATCCTGTCAAGGTGGTTCGCACCGCCCTACAGAATGCCGCTTCGGTGGCAGGCCTTCTGGTGACAACAGAAGCCATGATTGCCGACCTTCCCAGGTAG